The genomic window GCAGAATCACCGCATTGCCGCTTTTAAGGCAAAGCCCGGCGGCGTCGGAGGTTACATTGGGACGCGCCTCATAGATCATGGCGATAACTCCCAGCGGAATCTGCATCCGGCAGACGCGCAGGCCATTGGGGCGTACCCACGACGCCGTCGTAACTCCCACTGGATCGGCGAGTTGCACCAATTCCTCCAGCGCAGTGGACATGCTTTTCAGCCGGGGCTGAGTGAGGGTCAGCCGGTCCAGCATGGCTGCGGACACCCCCTTGGCTGCCGCTTGATGTAAGTCCTGTTCATTAGCGCGCAAAATCTCAGCCTGCCTGTCGATCAGCCGGCGGGCCATGGCCTGCAGAGCGCGGTTTTTGGTAGACGAATCAAGCCTGGCGATAATACGGCTGGCCTGACGCGTGGCAGCCACCAGGTCACCCAACGGCATGTGCATCTCTTTCTCCTATGCTAAAATCATTCGTGGATCAGCACCAGATCATCCCGATGGATCACTTCAGCTCCGATATAACCGAGAATACCGGTGATCTCGGCGCTTTTTCTCCCTTTGATTTTGGCCAAATCACGCGCGCCGTAGCGGGTGATCCCTTTGGCGATGGGTACCGTTTGCTTGCCCTGTTGCAGCAGGACCAGCACCGCTTCTCCCTTTTTAAAATCTCCGGCTACACCGGTCACCCCGGAGGGCAGCAGGGAAGCACCGCACTGCAGCAGAGCGCGGCCGGCGCCGCCATCGATGGTGATCTGACCGCAGGGGGCTAGAGCGTGCACCATCCAATGCTTTTTTGCGGTCATGGGATTTTGCGAGCGCTTGAACAGCGTTCCAGTCAGCTGCCCGGCCAGCAGCGAATCCAGCGCTTCCCGTCGGCTGCCGTTGATCAGCACGGTGTTGATGCCGCGGGCACACGCCTTTTGCGCCGCTTCGATCTTGGTGCGCATGCCGCCGGTGGCTATGGGATTTTTTGCTCCGCCGGCCAGGGCATAAATGGTCCGGTCGATTTTTTCCACCACCGGCAACAGCCGCGCACTGCTGTGACAATGCGGATCACGGTCATACAGACCGTCGATATCGCTGCAGATGATCAGCAGATCGGCCTCAGCCAACATAGCGACATAAGCGGCGAGGTTGTCGTTGTCGCCGACGCGCAATTCCTCCACCGCCACGGTATCGTTTTCGTTGACGATCGGCAGACAGCCCATTCTCAGCAGCTGCCGAATGGTGTTTTTGGCATTGACGAACCGTTTGCGCGTATGGACGTCATCATAGGTCAACAGCAGCTGCGCGCAGGGAAAATCGAAAAAACGGCGCCAATGGTTCATCATCAACGGTTGGCCGATGGCGGCCAGCGCCTGTTTTTCCGGAATGGTACGGCCTGTATGCTTGAGCAGTTCCGGCTGAATGGACAAGCCGCCGGCCACCGCGCCGGAGGATACCATGATGATTTCCTTGCCCTGATTTTTTGCCGCTGTGATAAAGCCGGCGATGGACAGTGTGTATTGTGTGCTGCATTTTTTTCCGCCCGGCGCGATCAATCCACTGCCGATTTTGATCACCGCCCGGCGCCAAACGGGTAAAGCAGTTGTCGCCATCTCCCGATCTTTCTTAAAGATTGCACTGTCTACAAATCAGATATTTTTTTCATAATACAAAAAACAGGGGTTGCCGCTCGTCCGCTGACCGCTATAACGCCCTGAGACCGCACCTCATCAATGAGGAAGCAGCGTACGATTGAAAAAATTCATCAATGCGGCAAGATCGATCTCATGAGCGCCGCAGTGAGCGTGCAACTCCACCGCCTCCGGCTGGCCCAGATCCTGATAGATCGGCCGAACCTGAGCCATCGCCAGGCGGGCAAGAGACACGACGAAATCCGATGGCGGCTCCTTCCATCCATTCTGACACTGCAACGGCCGCGGCGCAATCAGGGCGTAAATGTCCGGCCAATCCGCCCGCTCTCGCAGTCCATCGAACTTCCAGCACGGACAATGATTTTTTTCCATCTGATCCATCATGGTTAGAAATCCGGCGCTGACCGTTGCGGCGATCCCCTCGTCCATGGCCGCCAACCACATGGCCATTTCACCGCCCAGGGACAACCCTGCGCAGCCGATGCGCTGGACATCCACCTCAGCCAAAGAACGCAAATAATCGACACAGCGAAACAAATCCCACAACCGTTCACCCATCAAAGTCCGTCCTGATTCAAAGACTCGATGCTGGCCCACCTCCGCCGAGATGGTCACAAACCCCGCTGCCGCCAGGTAATGTGCAAAACCTTTATAAATGGTATCGACATCGTACACGACGTGACGGGAACCGCCGTGTCCGTGCACGCACACCACTGCGGGAAACGGTCCTGTTCCCTGCGAAGGACGGGTCAGAACCACGGACATTCTTCTTCCTGGAGTGGAGGCTATTTCCAATTCCACCATTCGATAGCCGGCCCGGTCTGTCTCTGCGCATCGTTTAATTTGGAACGACAGTTGACCGCGCAGGTCCATCAGGTCTTGCAAATGAAGTAGACCAAGACATTGACGACGCAATTGGTGTTGCCATTGTACCGCTTCTGCCGCAGTCTGTCGGCTATAGCGCATCTCCCGCATCCCATCCGCAGTTGATGGAGCCGATGCGTAGACCGGCGCACTCACATACATCCACGCACTAAGGATCAGGCGAACACACGGCTTGAATTTCATGTCCGGCTCCTTTGGCTTTACTACAATGACCCCCCCTAATATACGATTTGATTTAATGATGATCCAGTCCTTTCCTGGGTATTTTTATTTGACTCTTGACTGGAAAAAACGTATACTATGGATTATAATACTTGACCATTCTTATCACTCGAGGATCGATCATGAAAAAAAGAACGCTCGCCCTGCTGGGGGTCCTGTTGTTCTTAGCGGCTGGATGCCAAAAATCTGATGTAAAAAAAGGCATAGAGCCGGAATGGATTTCCCTGTTCAACGGCAAAAATCTGGACGGCTGGTTCAGCCGCGGCAAAGCCACCTGGGAGGTGCGCGACGGCGTCCTGATCGGCCGGGACGGGATGGGCCATCTCTATGCAGAGCCGGTGCTGAGCGACCTGGAAGTCAAGGGCCTGTTTCGCGTCAGCGAGAAAGGCAACAGCGGCTTTTACTTTCGCGCCAATCCCCCGGAGTCCAATCCGGATGGGTTTCCCCGCGGCTATGAAGCGCAGATCGATAACCATTCCACCGCGCACACCGGCTGGTTGTGGAAACCCGGCAAACCGACCGGCCAGGCCAAAGCCCTGTTAACCAAGGACAACGAATGGTTCTCCCTGCGCATCAAAGCGGTCGGCGAGAACATTCAGATCTGGGTGAACGAGCAGCTGGTCACTGAATTCGCGGACTCGGAGTACAGTCAGGGTCATTTTGCCATTCAGGGACATAATCCGGGCATGACCATAGAGGCTAAAGAGCTGTACTACCGCTCCTGGGGCGGTCGCGCTCAATAGCCGGCGGCAGGCCCGGCAAAGGATGATACGATGAGCCTTCAAACTGATTATCTGGTCATCGGCAGCGGCATCGCTGGACTCTCCGCAGCCATCAAACTCGCAAAAAAAGGCACGGTGGCGGTGGTCACCAAAAAGCAGAAGAACGAGTCCAACACTAACTATGCGCAAGGCGGCATCGCCGCGGTTTTTGACGAAAGCGATTCTTTTGATCGTCATATTCAGGACACGCTGCAGGCCGGGGCCGGGCTGTGTCATGAGGATGCGGTTCGCCTGATCGTCGAACAGGGCCCTGAAAGGGTGCGCGAGCTGTTTTCCTTGGGTGTGCCGTTTACCCAGAAGGAGAACGGCCGGTTCGATCTTGGCCGGGAAGGGGGGCATCACCATCATCGCATCGTGCATGTCAAAGACCACACCGGCCGGGATGTGGAACAAGCCCTGCTGGCGGCTGTCAAAAGCAACGCCAATATCACGCTCTATGAACACCATGTGGCCATCGAGCTGATCACCGAGCATCATATTTTCTCACCTCAGCGGCAGCCGATGGAACTGCACTGCTGGGGCGCCTATGTGCTGGAGGTTCAGACCAACCAGATCGACCGGTTTCTCGCCAAGGCGACCATTCTGGCCACGGGCGGATGTGGTCAGGTCTATCAGCACACCACCAATCCCGCCATCGCCACAGGCGATGGTGTGGCTTTGAGCTACCGCGCGGGAGCGACCATCGGCAACATGGAGTTCATGCAGTTTCATCCCACCTCCCTCTACCATCCGGAGGCGAACTCTTTTTTAATCTCCGAAGCCGTGCGGGGATTCGGCGGTCGTTTGATCACCAAAGCCGGTGAGTCCTTTATGGAAAAATATCATCCCATGGCCTCCCTGGCGCCGCGCGATATCGTCGCCAGGGCGATAGACAGTGAGATGAAAAAAAGCGGCGATCCCTGCGTCTATCTTGATATCACCCATAAAAGTGCGGATGAAATTAAAAGCCATTTTCCGCACATTTATGAAAATTGCTTGAACTATAAAATCGACATCACTCAGGAACCGATCCCGGTGGTGCCGGCCGCCCACTATGCCTGCGGAGGCGTGATCACTGATCTGCAGGCCCGCACCAGCATCGGCGGTCTATTCGCCGCCGGGGAAGTGACCTGCACCGGCGTGCACGGCGCCAACCGGCTGGCGTCAAACTCTTTGCTGGAAGCCGTGGTGTTTGCTCATGTCGCCAGTGAGACCGCCGTCCGCTACGTGGAATCACGGCGTTTTGATTTTCCCGACATTCCGCGTTGGGACGACAGCGGAACGTTTAACAGCGAAGAGTGGGTACTCATCTCCCATGATCAAATGGAAATCAAGAACATCATGTGGGATTACGTCGGCATCGTCCGTTCCACTCTCCGGCTGGAACGCGCCCTCAGCCGGATCCGCTTGATCAGGCAGGAAATCGAAAACTTTTACCGGCGCACAAAAATCACCGAGGGATTGATCGAGTTGCGCAACCTGGCCACTGTCGCTCAGCTGATCATCCAGTCCGCGCTGATGCGCAAGGAGAGCCGTGGGCTGCATTATACGACCGACTATCCTAATAAAGATGACGAACATTTTCTCCAGGATACGGTGTTGCAACGCATCGACGTCTGATCGTGATTCAGGCCGGCCGAGAATGCCTCGAGCCGCTGATTCAGGATACGACTTGTGGAGCTCTCATGGTGATTTAAAAGCATCTGTGCGCGCCTTAAAGTTCCTGAACGAAGTATCGCTGCATCTTGATCCCCGCATCAACATCTTTATCGGCGCCAACGAGAACGGAAAAACCGACCTCCTCAAATCCATCGAAGCCTTCCGGCCCGACCGGTCAAAGGGATCTGGTCCGCATTCTCGAATATCCGGCGATGAAAAATCAGAGCATCCACACTACCCACTCTGCG from bacterium includes these protein-coding regions:
- a CDS encoding DUF1080 domain-containing protein, whose protein sequence is MKKRTLALLGVLLFLAAGCQKSDVKKGIEPEWISLFNGKNLDGWFSRGKATWEVRDGVLIGRDGMGHLYAEPVLSDLEVKGLFRVSEKGNSGFYFRANPPESNPDGFPRGYEAQIDNHSTAHTGWLWKPGKPTGQAKALLTKDNEWFSLRIKAVGENIQIWVNEQLVTEFADSEYSQGHFAIQGHNPGMTIEAKELYYRSWGGRAQ
- the nadB gene encoding L-aspartate oxidase; its protein translation is MSLQTDYLVIGSGIAGLSAAIKLAKKGTVAVVTKKQKNESNTNYAQGGIAAVFDESDSFDRHIQDTLQAGAGLCHEDAVRLIVEQGPERVRELFSLGVPFTQKENGRFDLGREGGHHHHRIVHVKDHTGRDVEQALLAAVKSNANITLYEHHVAIELITEHHIFSPQRQPMELHCWGAYVLEVQTNQIDRFLAKATILATGGCGQVYQHTTNPAIATGDGVALSYRAGATIGNMEFMQFHPTSLYHPEANSFLISEAVRGFGGRLITKAGESFMEKYHPMASLAPRDIVARAIDSEMKKSGDPCVYLDITHKSADEIKSHFPHIYENCLNYKIDITQEPIPVVPAAHYACGGVITDLQARTSIGGLFAAGEVTCTGVHGANRLASNSLLEAVVFAHVASETAVRYVESRRFDFPDIPRWDDSGTFNSEEWVLISHDQMEIKNIMWDYVGIVRSTLRLERALSRIRLIRQEIENFYRRTKITEGLIELRNLATVAQLIIQSALMRKESRGLHYTTDYPNKDDEHFLQDTVLQRIDV
- the proB gene encoding glutamate 5-kinase, producing the protein MATTALPVWRRAVIKIGSGLIAPGGKKCSTQYTLSIAGFITAAKNQGKEIIMVSSGAVAGGLSIQPELLKHTGRTIPEKQALAAIGQPLMMNHWRRFFDFPCAQLLLTYDDVHTRKRFVNAKNTIRQLLRMGCLPIVNENDTVAVEELRVGDNDNLAAYVAMLAEADLLIICSDIDGLYDRDPHCHSSARLLPVVEKIDRTIYALAGGAKNPIATGGMRTKIEAAQKACARGINTVLINGSRREALDSLLAGQLTGTLFKRSQNPMTAKKHWMVHALAPCGQITIDGGAGRALLQCGASLLPSGVTGVAGDFKKGEAVLVLLQQGKQTVPIAKGITRYGARDLAKIKGRKSAEITGILGYIGAEVIHRDDLVLIHE